A section of the Streptomyces sp. SCL15-4 genome encodes:
- a CDS encoding PP2C family protein-serine/threonine phosphatase, which produces MPRKRTMDEGDELLARLGSLTAQARRRAQLQRTQVELAIALQRGMLPRDLPVAPGVHVAVRYTPANLGLNVGGDWYDAFTMPDGRIGLSIGDVQGHNIEAAAFMGQVRAGLRALASVTGDPGELLARTNDLLLSLGSELFATCTFMRLDPATGVLESARAGHIPFVWATADGKSGVVDDEGGPPLGIERGVEFPVTRHRLTTGGVFVLLTDGVVEGPSLNIEDGLDQVVRLAGIAAVAGLEAHALASAVIKGAESVGHEDDAAVLVVGLDGPCTLA; this is translated from the coding sequence ATGCCCCGCAAGCGCACCATGGACGAAGGCGACGAGTTGCTCGCCCGGCTCGGTTCGCTCACCGCCCAGGCGCGCCGACGCGCTCAGCTCCAGCGCACCCAGGTCGAGCTGGCCATCGCCCTCCAGCGGGGCATGCTCCCGCGGGACCTGCCCGTCGCCCCCGGCGTCCATGTCGCGGTGCGGTACACGCCCGCCAACCTCGGCCTGAACGTGGGCGGCGACTGGTACGACGCCTTCACCATGCCCGACGGACGGATCGGGCTGTCCATCGGCGACGTACAGGGCCACAACATCGAGGCCGCGGCCTTCATGGGCCAGGTCAGGGCGGGACTGCGGGCGCTCGCCTCGGTCACCGGGGATCCGGGCGAGCTGCTGGCCCGCACCAACGACCTGCTGCTCTCGCTGGGCAGTGAGCTGTTCGCCACCTGCACCTTCATGCGGCTGGACCCGGCCACCGGCGTGCTGGAGAGCGCGCGGGCCGGGCACATCCCGTTCGTGTGGGCCACGGCCGACGGGAAGTCCGGGGTCGTCGACGACGAGGGCGGGCCTCCGCTCGGCATCGAACGGGGCGTGGAGTTCCCCGTGACGCGGCACCGCCTCACCACCGGCGGGGTGTTCGTGCTGCTCACCGACGGTGTGGTGGAGGGACCCTCGCTGAACATCGAGGACGGCCTGGACCAGGTGGTACGGCTCGCGGGCATAGCCGCCGTCGCCGGGCTGGAGGCCCACGCGCTGGCGTCGGCCGTGATCAAGGGCGCGGAGAGCGTCGGACACGAGGACGACGCCGCCGTCCTGGTCGTGGGCCTCGACGGCCCCTGCACCCTCGCCTGA
- a CDS encoding Cmx/CmrA family chloramphenicol efflux MFS transporter: MPFALYLLGLAVFAQGTSEFMLAGLVPDIARDLGVSVSTAGTLTSAFAVGMVVGAPAAALLARRRPSRPSLLVFLGVFLAVHVAGALTSDFLVLLATRVLAALANAGFLAVGLTAATGMVAPDAKGRATAVLLGGTTLACVAGVPAGAVLGQLLGWRSAFWAVALVSAPALAAISRSVPRGPAAGCPAPDAGTELRALGRPRLLSVLCLAALVNGATFCTFTYLAPLVTRVCGLGPGWVPAVLALFGAGAFAGVTAAGRLADRSVRPVPPLAGAALLAGWTALALAAGQPAVAVALVPVLGLLAFGVGATLVTRVLYEAADAPSLGGAFATSALNVGAALGPVLGGAVLDGGFGHRSPVWVSALLTAVAGLVAHRRTHRGEQPV; encoded by the coding sequence ATGCCTTTCGCTCTCTATCTGCTCGGGCTGGCGGTCTTCGCCCAGGGCACGTCCGAGTTCATGCTGGCCGGCCTGGTGCCGGACATCGCCCGCGACCTCGGGGTCTCGGTGTCCACGGCGGGCACGCTCACGTCCGCCTTCGCCGTCGGCATGGTCGTGGGCGCGCCGGCGGCGGCGCTGCTCGCCCGGCGGCGGCCGAGCCGGCCGTCGCTGCTGGTGTTCCTCGGGGTGTTCCTGGCCGTGCACGTCGCCGGGGCGCTCACCTCCGACTTCTTGGTCCTGCTCGCGACCCGGGTGCTCGCGGCGCTGGCCAACGCCGGTTTCCTCGCCGTCGGCCTGACGGCGGCGACCGGCATGGTCGCGCCGGACGCCAAGGGCCGGGCCACCGCCGTCCTGCTCGGCGGCACCACGCTCGCCTGTGTGGCGGGAGTGCCGGCGGGTGCCGTGCTGGGTCAACTCCTGGGCTGGCGCTCGGCGTTCTGGGCGGTGGCCCTGGTGTCCGCGCCGGCGCTGGCGGCGATCTCCCGGTCGGTGCCGCGCGGCCCGGCGGCCGGGTGCCCGGCACCGGACGCGGGCACGGAGCTGCGGGCACTGGGCCGGCCCCGGCTGCTGTCGGTGCTGTGCCTGGCCGCGCTCGTCAACGGCGCCACCTTCTGCACGTTCACCTACCTGGCGCCGCTGGTGACGCGGGTGTGCGGACTCGGCCCGGGCTGGGTGCCGGCGGTGCTGGCGCTGTTCGGCGCGGGGGCGTTCGCGGGGGTGACGGCGGCGGGCCGGCTGGCGGACCGGAGCGTCCGGCCGGTGCCGCCCCTGGCCGGCGCCGCGCTGCTCGCGGGCTGGACCGCGCTGGCCCTGGCCGCCGGGCAGCCGGCGGTGGCCGTCGCGCTGGTGCCGGTGCTGGGCCTGCTGGCCTTCGGGGTGGGCGCCACGCTGGTCACCCGGGTGCTGTACGAGGCGGCCGACGCGCCGTCGCTCGGCGGCGCGTTCGCGACTTCGGCGCTGAACGTGGGTGCCGCGCTCGGTCCGGTGCTGGGCGGTGCCGTGCTCGACGGCGGATTCGGCCACCGCTCCCCGGTGTGGGTCAGCGCGCTGCTGACGGCCGTCGCGGGTCTGGTCGCCCACCGCCGGACACACCGAGGCGAACAGCCCGTGTGA
- a CDS encoding MASE1 domain-containing protein produces the protein MVGIEKLRRPGGLAVQVAAVAACYYAAARLGLLRELSVEGAVVTPIWPPTGVAVAALLILGLRCWPGITLGAFFAVLSLTTPDVDILGVLFGNTAAPVCAVLLLRRAGFRTDLSRLRDGLALVFLAALAATLISATVGAGLLVLADGLAAHGFWPVWLAWWVGDAMGVLIVTPLLLSLHRARRPLPLGRWKEATALAVVACLLVPLAAYSPISTLFLVYPVVIWAALRFQLVGSVLCALLTSVVATVAATDGAGAFAGLNRIEVMVKLQAFNGATALTALLLSAVIIDQRNTRRSVEHACQELVEVLEHLTAGEAPPPRSRPNPQNTDDRPHPTGIP, from the coding sequence GTGGTGGGTATCGAGAAGCTGCGCCGGCCGGGCGGCCTTGCCGTCCAGGTGGCCGCCGTCGCCGCCTGCTACTACGCGGCGGCCCGGCTCGGCCTGCTGCGCGAGCTGTCCGTCGAGGGCGCCGTCGTCACTCCCATCTGGCCGCCCACCGGCGTCGCCGTCGCCGCGCTGCTGATCCTCGGCCTGCGCTGCTGGCCCGGCATCACACTCGGCGCCTTCTTCGCCGTCCTGTCCCTGACCACACCCGACGTCGACATCCTCGGGGTCCTGTTCGGCAACACCGCCGCGCCGGTGTGCGCGGTGCTCCTGCTGCGCCGGGCCGGCTTCCGCACCGACCTCAGCCGGTTGCGCGACGGCCTCGCCCTGGTGTTCCTGGCGGCGCTGGCGGCCACGCTGATCAGCGCGACCGTCGGGGCCGGTCTCCTCGTCCTCGCGGACGGCCTGGCCGCCCACGGCTTCTGGCCCGTCTGGCTCGCCTGGTGGGTGGGGGACGCGATGGGCGTCCTGATCGTCACTCCGCTGCTGCTGTCACTGCACCGGGCGCGCCGGCCGCTGCCGCTGGGCCGCTGGAAGGAGGCGACCGCGCTGGCCGTCGTCGCCTGCCTGCTCGTGCCGCTGGCCGCCTACAGCCCGATCAGCACGCTCTTCCTCGTCTACCCGGTCGTCATCTGGGCGGCGCTGCGCTTCCAGCTGGTGGGCAGTGTGCTGTGCGCGCTGCTGACCTCCGTGGTGGCGACCGTCGCCGCGACGGACGGCGCCGGCGCGTTCGCGGGGCTGAACCGGATCGAGGTGATGGTGAAACTCCAGGCGTTCAACGGGGCCACCGCCCTGACCGCGCTGCTGCTGTCCGCCGTGATCATCGACCAGCGCAACACCCGCCGGTCCGTGGAGCACGCCTGCCAGGAACTGGTCGAGGTGCTCGAACACCTCACCGCCGGCGAGGCCCCACCGCCCCGCTCCCGCCCGAACCCCCAGAACACCGACGACCGCCCCCACCCGACCGGCATCCCGTGA
- a CDS encoding LysR family transcriptional regulator, translated as MELELRHLRVVCAIADAGSVGRAAAQLGYSQPAVSTQLRRIERHLGEPLFERGPGGVRPTRYGAEVVEQARDVLARAAAIGHRPAAARARRTLRVAATNSPMLSGTVSRVRARLPELTLAVTSVYASSRIVELLEDGAVDAAIAADYPGMELRHSAAVRHRGIVTEPTFVALPARHRLRPSPQVRLADLAEDAWFVTPDDGAGWPEVFYDACAAAGFRPRTVHEWLGDQTQLQSMIADGLGVSLVQPTLRPIPHVVVKPLDGSPLWCRYVLAWRPDTVTDDVVETVVRSATDAYRDLVAQAPHLRTWASRTWSAAGTQGT; from the coding sequence ATGGAGCTGGAACTGCGGCATCTGCGGGTGGTGTGTGCGATCGCCGACGCCGGCAGCGTGGGGCGGGCCGCCGCTCAGCTGGGGTATTCGCAGCCCGCCGTGAGCACCCAGCTCCGGCGCATCGAACGGCATCTGGGCGAGCCGCTCTTCGAGCGAGGACCGGGCGGGGTGCGGCCGACCCGGTACGGCGCGGAGGTCGTCGAGCAGGCCCGGGACGTGCTCGCGCGGGCCGCCGCGATCGGGCACCGGCCGGCCGCGGCCCGCGCCCGCCGCACCCTGCGCGTGGCCGCGACCAACTCGCCGATGCTGTCCGGCACGGTCTCCCGGGTCCGCGCCCGCCTGCCGGAGCTGACCCTCGCCGTCACCAGCGTCTACGCGTCCTCGCGGATCGTGGAGCTGCTGGAGGACGGCGCGGTGGACGCCGCCATCGCCGCCGACTACCCGGGCATGGAGCTACGGCACTCGGCCGCCGTCCGGCACCGCGGCATCGTCACCGAGCCCACCTTCGTCGCCCTGCCCGCCCGGCACCGGCTGCGGCCGAGCCCCCAGGTGCGGCTCGCCGACCTCGCCGAGGACGCCTGGTTCGTGACCCCGGACGACGGCGCGGGCTGGCCGGAAGTGTTCTACGACGCCTGTGCGGCGGCCGGGTTCAGGCCGCGTACCGTGCACGAGTGGCTCGGCGACCAGACCCAGTTGCAGAGCATGATCGCCGACGGGCTCGGGGTGTCGCTGGTGCAGCCGACGCTGCGGCCGATCCCGCACGTCGTGGTCAAGCCGCTGGACGGTTCCCCGCTGTGGTGCCGCTATGTGCTGGCCTGGCGGCCGGACACCGTCACCGACGACGTCGTGGAGACCGTCGTCCGCTCCGCCACGGACGCCTACCGCGACCTCGTCGCCCAGGCCCCCCACCTGCGCACCTGGGCCTCCCGCACCTGGAGCGCCGCCGGGACACAGGGGACGTAG
- a CDS encoding alkaline phosphatase PhoX: MSATRRQVLSAASALGAGIAFTGALSEVFAGTAAAQGMGGTGYGPLVPDPDGLLDLPKGFRYTVLSREGDQLRSGEGRVPSHHDGMAAFAGKGGRTHLVRNHENRATAEIPVPAVSGLTYDPAGKGGCTALTLDRNQRVLSERVAIAGTAVNCAGGPTPWGTWLTCEETEDKAGTNGYTKDHGFVFEVHPNDPHRTGAVPLTALGRFQHEAVAIDPRHGVVYETEDAFQKPFGLFYRLLPHKPLGGVGSLRAGGRLQAMRVPGVPDLSTVQETGARFDGVEWVDVPDPLATATPTRFQDYGPGGITHAQKLEGCYWGGSSVYFVSSFARGADGSGADHYGQIWRYDPARRRLTLVVVFGPHTDVRLPGESPDNICLAPGGGLMVCEDGNGAQHVFGLTRRGEVYAMARGRQNIGTAEKPEWGEFAGVTFAPDGETMYVNCYTPGTTFAVTGPWRG, translated from the coding sequence ATGTCTGCAACACGCCGTCAGGTCCTGTCCGCAGCGAGTGCCCTGGGAGCGGGCATCGCCTTCACCGGGGCCCTGTCCGAGGTCTTCGCGGGTACGGCCGCCGCCCAGGGCATGGGCGGCACCGGTTACGGTCCGCTCGTTCCCGACCCGGACGGCCTGCTCGACCTGCCGAAAGGTTTCCGCTACACCGTGCTCTCCCGCGAGGGCGACCAGCTCCGCTCGGGGGAGGGCCGGGTGCCCTCCCACCACGACGGCATGGCGGCCTTCGCCGGCAAAGGAGGCCGAACGCACCTCGTCCGCAACCACGAGAACCGCGCGACCGCGGAGATCCCGGTGCCGGCCGTCAGCGGCCTCACCTACGACCCGGCGGGCAAGGGCGGCTGCACGGCCCTGACGCTCGACCGGAACCAGCGGGTGCTCTCCGAGCGGGTCGCCATCGCCGGTACGGCCGTCAACTGCGCGGGCGGCCCGACGCCTTGGGGTACCTGGCTGACCTGTGAGGAGACCGAGGACAAGGCCGGCACCAACGGATACACCAAGGATCACGGCTTCGTCTTCGAGGTGCACCCCAACGACCCGCACCGCACCGGCGCGGTGCCGCTGACCGCACTGGGCCGCTTCCAGCACGAGGCGGTCGCGATCGATCCGCGCCACGGTGTCGTCTACGAGACGGAGGACGCCTTCCAGAAGCCCTTCGGCCTCTTCTACCGCCTCCTGCCGCACAAGCCGCTCGGCGGTGTCGGTTCGCTGCGCGCGGGCGGCCGGCTCCAGGCGATGCGGGTGCCCGGCGTACCGGACCTGTCGACGGTCCAGGAGACCGGGGCGCGTTTCGACGGCGTCGAGTGGGTGGACGTACCGGACCCGCTGGCCACCGCCACGCCGACCAGGTTCCAGGACTACGGCCCCGGCGGCATCACCCACGCGCAGAAGCTGGAGGGCTGCTACTGGGGCGGCTCCAGCGTGTACTTCGTGTCGTCCTTCGCGCGCGGCGCCGACGGCTCCGGCGCCGACCACTACGGCCAGATCTGGCGCTACGACCCGGCGCGCCGCCGGCTGACCCTGGTCGTCGTGTTCGGCCCGCACACCGACGTACGGCTGCCCGGCGAGTCCCCGGACAACATCTGCCTCGCACCCGGAGGCGGCCTGATGGTCTGCGAGGACGGCAACGGCGCCCAGCACGTCTTCGGGCTGACCCGCCGTGGCGAGGTGTACGCGATGGCCCGGGGCCGGCAGAACATCGGGACGGCGGAGAAGCCGGAGTGGGGCGAGTTCGCCGGGGTCACCTTCGCGCCCGACGGAGAGACGATGTACGTCAACTGCTACACCCCGGGCACCACGTTCGCCGTGACCGGTCCCTGGCGCGGCTAG
- a CDS encoding collagenase has translation MRPRFALPARVPTGTTGRIAAAVAVCVTLAGLPAAPAQAAPRPPAAPRAHLPAPSPAAASAAATERPATRPGRLSPAQLPPRQPRSGRQDGRAVKAGSCTPADFGSRTGAALVAHVKAATPACVNTLFAVTGGDARAVFRQAQMLTVAHAFTGTAGQYRGDNSGGLLQLVLFLRAGYYVQFNHPQDAGTYTSRLTTAVTGGLDTFFARPHSRDVTAANGDMLGESVILTDSADQQGRYLDVYRRLLDDYDGSYDAVDSMVRAVNDVHTPLWRGNWNPAYVRAVRADPRITGALYDFALAHTGLLGTDLAFLDSNAGMNLARYAEHPELQDTVRPLAKDLLDRTAITGPTAALWVAVATQAAAHDGAHCGYYGVCDLPARLDRAVLPVTRHCDANITVRAQALTAADLDAACASVLRQDAWFRSVVGAGGPIPGQYATSLRLVVFAGRADYQTYAGAMYGISTDNGGMTLGGDPSDPANQPVSIMYQKDHDDGFPARIWNLNHEYTHFLDARDDMKGDFGRQTSVPDVWWIEGIAEYVSYGYRGLTDGQAVQEAGRHTYRLSTLFESTYDNSDVTRTYPWGHLAVRYMVERHPDDVRRMLDRFRAGDYAGGYAVYHDGIGTRYDADFDQWLTACAAGACAGPAGT, from the coding sequence ATGCGCCCTCGCTTCGCGCTGCCCGCACGCGTGCCCACCGGCACCACGGGCCGCATCGCCGCCGCCGTCGCCGTCTGCGTCACCCTGGCCGGCCTGCCGGCCGCGCCCGCGCAGGCGGCGCCCAGGCCGCCCGCCGCGCCCCGCGCACACCTGCCCGCGCCGTCACCGGCCGCCGCGTCCGCCGCCGCCACCGAGCGTCCCGCGACCCGGCCCGGACGGCTCAGTCCGGCCCAACTCCCGCCCAGGCAACCACGGTCCGGCCGCCAGGACGGTCGCGCGGTGAAAGCCGGCTCCTGCACCCCGGCCGACTTCGGGTCCCGTACCGGCGCCGCCCTCGTCGCCCACGTCAAGGCCGCCACCCCGGCCTGTGTCAACACCCTCTTCGCGGTCACCGGCGGCGACGCGCGGGCCGTCTTCCGGCAGGCCCAGATGCTGACCGTGGCGCACGCGTTCACCGGCACCGCCGGGCAGTACCGCGGCGACAACTCCGGCGGCCTGCTGCAACTGGTCCTCTTCCTGCGCGCCGGCTACTACGTGCAGTTCAACCACCCGCAGGACGCGGGCACGTACACCTCCCGGCTCACCACCGCCGTCACCGGCGGCCTGGACACCTTCTTCGCCCGCCCGCACTCCCGCGATGTCACGGCGGCCAACGGCGACATGCTCGGCGAGAGCGTCATCCTCACCGACAGCGCCGACCAGCAGGGCCGCTATCTGGACGTCTACCGGCGGCTGCTCGACGACTACGACGGTTCCTACGACGCCGTCGACAGCATGGTCAGGGCCGTCAACGACGTCCACACCCCGCTGTGGCGCGGCAACTGGAACCCGGCGTACGTGCGGGCGGTACGGGCCGACCCGAGGATCACCGGCGCCTTGTACGACTTCGCGCTGGCGCACACCGGCCTGCTCGGCACGGACCTGGCCTTCCTGGACTCCAACGCCGGGATGAACCTGGCCCGTTACGCCGAACATCCCGAACTCCAAGACACCGTCCGGCCGTTGGCCAAGGACCTGCTGGACCGAACCGCGATCACCGGGCCCACGGCCGCGCTGTGGGTGGCCGTCGCCACCCAGGCCGCCGCCCACGACGGCGCGCACTGCGGGTACTACGGCGTCTGCGACCTGCCGGCCCGGCTCGACAGGGCCGTCCTGCCGGTCACCCGCCACTGCGACGCGAACATCACCGTCCGCGCCCAGGCGCTGACCGCCGCCGACCTCGACGCCGCCTGCGCGAGCGTGCTCCGCCAGGACGCCTGGTTCCGTTCGGTGGTGGGGGCCGGCGGACCGATACCCGGCCAGTACGCCACCAGCCTCCGCCTGGTGGTGTTCGCCGGCCGCGCCGACTACCAGACCTACGCCGGCGCGATGTACGGCATCAGCACCGACAACGGCGGCATGACCCTGGGCGGCGACCCGTCCGACCCGGCCAACCAGCCCGTGTCGATCATGTACCAGAAGGACCACGACGACGGCTTCCCGGCCCGGATCTGGAACCTGAACCACGAGTACACGCACTTCCTGGACGCCCGTGACGACATGAAGGGCGACTTCGGCCGGCAGACCTCGGTGCCGGACGTGTGGTGGATCGAGGGCATCGCCGAGTACGTGTCCTACGGCTACCGCGGGCTCACCGACGGCCAGGCGGTCCAGGAGGCCGGCCGGCACACGTACCGGCTGAGCACGCTGTTCGAGAGCACCTACGACAACAGCGATGTGACCCGCACCTATCCGTGGGGCCATCTCGCCGTGCGCTACATGGTCGAACGTCATCCCGACGACGTGCGGCGCATGCTCGACCGCTTCCGCGCCGGTGACTACGCCGGCGGGTACGCCGTCTACCACGACGGCATCGGCACCCGCTACGACGCCGACTTCGACCAGTGGCTCACGGCGTGCGCCGCGGGCGCCTGCGCCGGACCGGCCGGGACCTGA
- a CDS encoding NAD(P)-dependent oxidoreductase has translation MSTAVNLPAVTVLGLGPMGRSLAGAFLEAGLRTTVWNRTPGKDRELAERGATAAATAEQAVLASELTVICVVDYDACDAILRDADVTRALKGRTVVSLTADTPGRARDTAEWAAAHGIGYLDGAIMTPAPSIGTPEAVFLHSGPRDLYERYRPVLEVLGGTHTHLGEETGRAATFDIALLDIFWTAMAGYAHAVAIARAEGVTAGELAPFAQGIAAILPPLFEEFARNADDGTYSGEINPITSAASTMSHVVAVSESHGIDAGVMRSVEGLARRVIGLGHGGDGFIRVAEMLGRH, from the coding sequence ATGTCCACAGCTGTGAATCTTCCTGCCGTCACCGTGCTCGGCCTCGGTCCGATGGGCCGCTCGCTGGCGGGCGCGTTCCTCGAGGCCGGCCTGCGGACCACGGTCTGGAACCGCACGCCCGGGAAGGACCGGGAACTGGCCGAGCGGGGCGCGACGGCCGCGGCGACCGCCGAACAGGCGGTACTGGCCTCGGAGTTGACGGTCATCTGCGTGGTCGACTACGACGCCTGCGACGCGATCCTGCGCGATGCGGACGTCACCCGCGCGCTGAAGGGCCGGACCGTCGTCAGCCTGACCGCCGACACCCCAGGCCGCGCCCGGGACACCGCCGAGTGGGCGGCGGCCCACGGCATCGGCTACCTGGACGGCGCGATCATGACGCCGGCCCCCAGCATCGGCACCCCGGAGGCCGTCTTCCTGCACAGCGGACCGCGCGACCTCTACGAGCGGTACCGGCCGGTGCTGGAGGTGCTCGGCGGGACGCACACCCACCTGGGAGAGGAGACCGGGCGCGCGGCCACCTTCGACATCGCGCTGCTCGACATCTTCTGGACCGCGATGGCGGGCTACGCGCACGCCGTGGCGATCGCCCGGGCGGAGGGCGTCACCGCCGGGGAGCTGGCCCCGTTCGCCCAGGGCATCGCCGCGATCCTGCCGCCCCTGTTCGAGGAGTTCGCGCGGAACGCCGACGACGGCACCTACTCCGGCGAGATCAACCCCATCACCTCGGCCGCCTCCACCATGTCCCACGTCGTCGCCGTCTCCGAGTCCCACGGGATCGACGCGGGCGTGATGCGCTCGGTGGAGGGCCTGGCCCGCCGCGTCATCGGGCTGGGGCACGGCGGGGACGGGTTCATCCGGGTGGCGGAGATGCTCGGACGGCACTGA
- a CDS encoding glyceraldehyde-3-phosphate dehydrogenase — MTVNDDSFTNWKIREEIAESMIPLIGKLHRERDVTVLLHSRSLVNKSVVSILKTHRFARQIAGAELSVTETMPFLQALTSLDLGPSQIDLGMLATMYKADERGLSVQEFTAEAVAGATGANKIERREPRDVVLYGFGRIGRLVARLLIEKAGSGNGLRLRAIVVRGGGPQDIVKRASLLRRDSIHGQFQGTITVDEDNSAIVANGNAIKVIHADDPASVDYTQYGIRDAILIDNTGKWRDREGLSRHLRPGIEKVVLTAPGKGDVPNIVHGVNHDTVKPEERILSCASCTTNAIVPPLKAMDDEYGVLRGHVETVHSFTNDQNLLDNYHKSDRRGRSAALNMVITETGAASAVAKALPDLKAKISGSSIRVPVPDVSIAILNLQLARETTREEVHDYLREVSLTSPLKRQIDFITAPDAVSSDFIGSRHASIVDAGALKVDGDNAILYLWYDNEFGYSCQVVRVVQHVSGVEYPTYPATAV, encoded by the coding sequence GTGACTGTCAACGACGACTCGTTCACCAACTGGAAGATCCGCGAAGAGATCGCGGAGTCGATGATCCCGCTCATCGGGAAGCTGCACCGCGAGCGGGACGTGACCGTCCTGCTGCACAGCCGCTCCCTGGTGAACAAGTCGGTGGTCAGCATCCTGAAGACGCACCGCTTCGCCCGGCAGATCGCCGGCGCCGAGCTGTCCGTCACCGAGACGATGCCGTTCCTCCAGGCCCTCACCTCCCTCGACCTCGGGCCGTCCCAGATCGACCTCGGCATGCTGGCCACCATGTACAAGGCCGACGAACGCGGCCTGAGCGTCCAGGAGTTCACCGCCGAGGCGGTCGCGGGCGCCACCGGGGCCAACAAGATCGAGCGCCGCGAGCCGCGCGATGTCGTCCTCTACGGCTTCGGCCGCATCGGCCGCCTCGTGGCCCGCCTGCTGATCGAGAAGGCCGGCTCCGGCAACGGCCTCCGGCTGCGCGCCATCGTCGTACGCGGCGGCGGCCCCCAGGACATCGTCAAGCGCGCCTCGCTGCTGCGCCGCGACTCCATCCACGGCCAGTTCCAGGGCACCATCACGGTGGACGAGGACAACAGCGCGATCGTCGCCAACGGCAACGCCATCAAGGTGATCCACGCCGACGACCCGGCGTCCGTGGACTACACCCAGTACGGCATCCGCGACGCCATCCTCATCGACAACACCGGCAAGTGGCGCGACCGCGAGGGCCTGTCCCGGCACCTGCGCCCCGGCATCGAGAAGGTCGTGCTCACCGCGCCGGGCAAGGGCGACGTGCCCAACATCGTGCACGGCGTCAACCACGACACGGTCAAGCCGGAGGAACGCATCCTGTCCTGCGCCTCCTGCACCACCAACGCGATCGTCCCGCCGCTGAAGGCGATGGACGACGAGTACGGTGTGCTGCGCGGCCATGTGGAGACCGTCCACTCGTTCACCAACGACCAGAACCTGCTGGACAATTACCACAAGTCTGACCGCCGTGGCCGCTCCGCGGCGCTGAACATGGTCATCACCGAGACCGGTGCCGCCTCCGCCGTCGCCAAGGCCCTGCCCGACCTGAAGGCGAAGATCAGCGGCAGCTCGATCCGCGTCCCGGTGCCGGACGTCTCGATCGCGATCCTCAACCTCCAGCTGGCCCGCGAGACCACCCGCGAGGAGGTCCACGACTACCTGCGCGAGGTGTCGCTGACCTCGCCGCTCAAGCGTCAGATCGACTTCATCACGGCGCCCGACGCGGTCTCCAGCGACTTCATCGGCTCCCGCCACGCCTCGATCGTGGACGCCGGCGCCCTCAAGGTCGACGGCGACAACGCGATCCTCTACCTCTGGTACGACAACGAGTTCGGCTACTCCTGCCAGGTCGTCCGCGTCGTCCAGCACGTGTCGGGCGTGGAGTACCCGACGTACCCGGCGACCGCGGTCTGA